In a genomic window of Rhizobium tumorigenes:
- a CDS encoding MarR family winged helix-turn-helix transcriptional regulator: MSQALLPLDDQLCFSLYAASIAVNRTYKPMLDSMGITYPQYLVLSALGQEDGLTVGAIAERLGLDSSTITPPVKRLEAAGLVERRRSKVDERQVHVWFTHAGRALLKRCSCLAEALLRKSGMTLEEVHALNRQVRTLRAALAAEEQPGTGSQ, translated from the coding sequence TTGAGCCAAGCGCTCTTGCCATTGGATGACCAGCTCTGCTTCTCGCTGTATGCGGCAAGCATTGCTGTCAACCGCACTTACAAGCCGATGCTCGATTCCATGGGCATTACATACCCGCAATATCTGGTGCTCAGTGCGCTCGGCCAGGAGGATGGCCTGACGGTGGGCGCGATCGCTGAGCGGCTGGGGCTGGATTCCAGCACAATCACCCCGCCCGTCAAGCGCCTCGAGGCGGCAGGCCTGGTGGAGCGTCGACGCAGCAAGGTCGACGAGCGTCAGGTCCATGTCTGGTTCACTCATGCGGGGCGGGCCCTGCTGAAGAGATGCAGCTGTCTGGCGGAGGCGCTGCTGCGGAAATCGGGCATGACGCTTGAGGAGGTGCACGCCCTGAACAGGCAGGTTCGAACCTTGCGCGCCGCGCTGGCGGCAGAGGAACAGCCCGGCACAGGCTCGCAGTGA